In one window of Notolabrus celidotus isolate fNotCel1 chromosome 15, fNotCel1.pri, whole genome shotgun sequence DNA:
- the LOC117826789 gene encoding uncharacterized protein LOC117826789 isoform X2, with translation MEKTLLLRVVVSPKEARRLQLSQVPESVAQLVDVIKERLEIQEDFSLQFEDPDFGNALCNLTAMSELPAERAVIHIISDCDSSSTDRSTSSLSSTDTISVHSDMFSSSYTDSIQSNLRHLNEWPSPFPIPKFSHDVELKLRKGNETYEKSKKGLDVTRDIKSDILDKIAQAIFDIKGYPERDEIESVASSLVLKYPCLKEPGSITGYEGWKTSIRYKLGNYRSKLREAGCNEVNVNSKKKRGDEDGGPFILKKPKRGEVNHVPNHPQHHDDSSLEEERVLLVEEMKKKKKNTTLIQNKMELTFSLRRIEVVEGQPMVSEVQERWPALFTLEEISQEFHRITSKDLLETFRASLDMYVPHLLRLYRAKREACGRKMEDLLDTLDEQTSDILSHRKTAAMKGLPIFVRDDATTFFLQRSATEPEDRALSGVSVAILTIIEDDDAPNVLDVAVVLEGAIVLHDMPDLCTAFAYLFGLLYAMNIDYPKQMAYTFEAIQTIFFELGSVRSQRTRSLKTKLSL, from the exons ATGGAAAAG ACTTTGTTACTCCGCGTGGTTGTCTCCCCCAAAGAAGCCCGCCGACTACAGCTTTCTCAAGTTCCTGAATCTGTAGCCCAACTTGTCGATGTGATAAAAGAAAGACTTGAGATTCAAGAAGACTTCTCACTCCAGTTTGAGGATCCAGACTTTGGAAATGCACTGTGCAACTTGACAGCAATGTCGGAATTGCCAGCTGAGCGCGCAGTCATTCATATCATATCGGACTGTGATTCATCTTCCACTGACCGTTCCACTAGTTCACTTTCCTCAACAGATACCATAAGTGTTCACTCTGACATGTTCAGCTCTAGCTATACTGACTCTATTCAGAGCAATTTGAGGCATCTCAACGAGTGGCCCTCTCCATTTCCTATCCCTAAGTTCTCACATGATGTTGAACTGAAATTGCGCAAGGGCAATGAGACTTATGAGAAGTCTAAGAAGGGCCTTGATGTTACAAGAGacattaaaagtgacatattgGATAAAATTGCACAGGCAATTTTTGATATCAAAGGTTACCCTGAGAGAGATGAAATCGAATCAGTTGCTTCTTCACTGGTTCTCAAGTATCCGTGCCTAAAGGAACCAGGTAGCATCACAGGCTACGAAGGATGGAAAACAAGTATCCGTTACAAGCTTGGAAACTACAGGTCAAAGTTGCGTGAGGCAGGCTGCAATGAGGTGAATGtaaacagcaaaaagaaaaggggAGATGAAGATGGTGGTCCATTCATCCTGAAAAAGCCCAAACGTGGGGAGGTGAATCATGTTCCAAATCATCCCCAACACCATGATGATTCTTCTCTTGAAGAGGAAAGAGTTCTTCTAGtagaagaaatgaagaagaaaaagaagaacacaaCATTGATACAGAACAAGATGGAGCTGACATTTTCCCTAAGACGTATAGAGGTTGTAGAGGGGCAGCCCATGGTGTCAGAGGTCCAGGAGAGATGGCCTGCACTGTTTACATTGGAGGAG ATTTCTCAGGAATTTCATCGGATCACCAGCAAAGATCTCTTGGAGACCTTCAGAGCATCCCTTGACATGTATGTGCCGCACCTACTGAGACTGTACCGGGCTAAGAGGGAAGCTTGTGGTCGGAAAATGGAAGACCTCCTTGATACACTTGATGAACAG ACATCGGACATACTGTCTCATCGAAAGACAGCAGCAATGAAAGGTCTCCCCATCTTTGTCCGGGATGATGCCACAACATTTTTCCTCCAACGTTCA GCCACTGAACCTGAAGACAGGGCTCTCAGCGGAGTGTCTGTTGCCATCCTCACCATCATTGAAGATGATGATGCGCCGAATGTATTGGATGTAGCTGTTGTGTTGGAAGGAGCCATTGTGCTGCATGACATGCCAGACCTCTGCACAGCCTTTGCATATCTCTTTGGCCTTTTGTATGCCATGAACATTGACTATCCAAAGCAGATGGCCTACACCTTTGAAGCAATTCAGACCATCTTCTTCGAGCTTGGATCTGTTCGCTCCCAGCGCACACGGTCTCTGAAAACAAAGCTATCACTGTAA
- the LOC117826789 gene encoding uncharacterized protein LOC117826789 isoform X1 produces the protein MQTVLHVSRDSIQKIVEDLHDLLSFSSNETLNSVKEILTKHNIVISDTVLQEISNTIVQTNPLLLTTSSNHVSPIFPFQTLLLRVVVSPKEARRLQLSQVPESVAQLVDVIKERLEIQEDFSLQFEDPDFGNALCNLTAMSELPAERAVIHIISDCDSSSTDRSTSSLSSTDTISVHSDMFSSSYTDSIQSNLRHLNEWPSPFPIPKFSHDVELKLRKGNETYEKSKKGLDVTRDIKSDILDKIAQAIFDIKGYPERDEIESVASSLVLKYPCLKEPGSITGYEGWKTSIRYKLGNYRSKLREAGCNEVNVNSKKKRGDEDGGPFILKKPKRGEVNHVPNHPQHHDDSSLEEERVLLVEEMKKKKKNTTLIQNKMELTFSLRRIEVVEGQPMVSEVQERWPALFTLEEISQEFHRITSKDLLETFRASLDMYVPHLLRLYRAKREACGRKMEDLLDTLDEQTSDILSHRKTAAMKGLPIFVRDDATTFFLQRSATEPEDRALSGVSVAILTIIEDDDAPNVLDVAVVLEGAIVLHDMPDLCTAFAYLFGLLYAMNIDYPKQMAYTFEAIQTIFFELGSVRSQRTRSLKTKLSL, from the exons atGCAAACAGTCTTACATGTTTCTAGAGATTCAATACAAAAGATTGTAGAGGATTTGCATGACCTGCTCTCTTTTTCTAGCAATGAGACTCTCAATAGTGTCAAAGAGATCCTTACAAAGCATAACATTGTAATAAGTGATACTGTTTTGCAAGAAATATCTAATACTATTGTTCAAACTAATCCACTCCTTTTAACAACATC TTCTAATCATGTTTCCCCTATTTTCCCTTTTCAGACTTTGTTACTCCGCGTGGTTGTCTCCCCCAAAGAAGCCCGCCGACTACAGCTTTCTCAAGTTCCTGAATCTGTAGCCCAACTTGTCGATGTGATAAAAGAAAGACTTGAGATTCAAGAAGACTTCTCACTCCAGTTTGAGGATCCAGACTTTGGAAATGCACTGTGCAACTTGACAGCAATGTCGGAATTGCCAGCTGAGCGCGCAGTCATTCATATCATATCGGACTGTGATTCATCTTCCACTGACCGTTCCACTAGTTCACTTTCCTCAACAGATACCATAAGTGTTCACTCTGACATGTTCAGCTCTAGCTATACTGACTCTATTCAGAGCAATTTGAGGCATCTCAACGAGTGGCCCTCTCCATTTCCTATCCCTAAGTTCTCACATGATGTTGAACTGAAATTGCGCAAGGGCAATGAGACTTATGAGAAGTCTAAGAAGGGCCTTGATGTTACAAGAGacattaaaagtgacatattgGATAAAATTGCACAGGCAATTTTTGATATCAAAGGTTACCCTGAGAGAGATGAAATCGAATCAGTTGCTTCTTCACTGGTTCTCAAGTATCCGTGCCTAAAGGAACCAGGTAGCATCACAGGCTACGAAGGATGGAAAACAAGTATCCGTTACAAGCTTGGAAACTACAGGTCAAAGTTGCGTGAGGCAGGCTGCAATGAGGTGAATGtaaacagcaaaaagaaaaggggAGATGAAGATGGTGGTCCATTCATCCTGAAAAAGCCCAAACGTGGGGAGGTGAATCATGTTCCAAATCATCCCCAACACCATGATGATTCTTCTCTTGAAGAGGAAAGAGTTCTTCTAGtagaagaaatgaagaagaaaaagaagaacacaaCATTGATACAGAACAAGATGGAGCTGACATTTTCCCTAAGACGTATAGAGGTTGTAGAGGGGCAGCCCATGGTGTCAGAGGTCCAGGAGAGATGGCCTGCACTGTTTACATTGGAGGAG ATTTCTCAGGAATTTCATCGGATCACCAGCAAAGATCTCTTGGAGACCTTCAGAGCATCCCTTGACATGTATGTGCCGCACCTACTGAGACTGTACCGGGCTAAGAGGGAAGCTTGTGGTCGGAAAATGGAAGACCTCCTTGATACACTTGATGAACAG ACATCGGACATACTGTCTCATCGAAAGACAGCAGCAATGAAAGGTCTCCCCATCTTTGTCCGGGATGATGCCACAACATTTTTCCTCCAACGTTCA GCCACTGAACCTGAAGACAGGGCTCTCAGCGGAGTGTCTGTTGCCATCCTCACCATCATTGAAGATGATGATGCGCCGAATGTATTGGATGTAGCTGTTGTGTTGGAAGGAGCCATTGTGCTGCATGACATGCCAGACCTCTGCACAGCCTTTGCATATCTCTTTGGCCTTTTGTATGCCATGAACATTGACTATCCAAAGCAGATGGCCTACACCTTTGAAGCAATTCAGACCATCTTCTTCGAGCTTGGATCTGTTCGCTCCCAGCGCACACGGTCTCTGAAAACAAAGCTATCACTGTAA
- the LOC117826789 gene encoding uncharacterized protein LOC117826789 isoform X3, with protein MTLLLRVVVSPKEARRLQLSQVPESVAQLVDVIKERLEIQEDFSLQFEDPDFGNALCNLTAMSELPAERAVIHIISDCDSSSTDRSTSSLSSTDTISVHSDMFSSSYTDSIQSNLRHLNEWPSPFPIPKFSHDVELKLRKGNETYEKSKKGLDVTRDIKSDILDKIAQAIFDIKGYPERDEIESVASSLVLKYPCLKEPGSITGYEGWKTSIRYKLGNYRSKLREAGCNEVNVNSKKKRGDEDGGPFILKKPKRGEVNHVPNHPQHHDDSSLEEERVLLVEEMKKKKKNTTLIQNKMELTFSLRRIEVVEGQPMVSEVQERWPALFTLEEISQEFHRITSKDLLETFRASLDMYVPHLLRLYRAKREACGRKMEDLLDTLDEQTSDILSHRKTAAMKGLPIFVRDDATTFFLQRSATEPEDRALSGVSVAILTIIEDDDAPNVLDVAVVLEGAIVLHDMPDLCTAFAYLFGLLYAMNIDYPKQMAYTFEAIQTIFFELGSVRSQRTRSLKTKLSL; from the exons ATG ACTTTGTTACTCCGCGTGGTTGTCTCCCCCAAAGAAGCCCGCCGACTACAGCTTTCTCAAGTTCCTGAATCTGTAGCCCAACTTGTCGATGTGATAAAAGAAAGACTTGAGATTCAAGAAGACTTCTCACTCCAGTTTGAGGATCCAGACTTTGGAAATGCACTGTGCAACTTGACAGCAATGTCGGAATTGCCAGCTGAGCGCGCAGTCATTCATATCATATCGGACTGTGATTCATCTTCCACTGACCGTTCCACTAGTTCACTTTCCTCAACAGATACCATAAGTGTTCACTCTGACATGTTCAGCTCTAGCTATACTGACTCTATTCAGAGCAATTTGAGGCATCTCAACGAGTGGCCCTCTCCATTTCCTATCCCTAAGTTCTCACATGATGTTGAACTGAAATTGCGCAAGGGCAATGAGACTTATGAGAAGTCTAAGAAGGGCCTTGATGTTACAAGAGacattaaaagtgacatattgGATAAAATTGCACAGGCAATTTTTGATATCAAAGGTTACCCTGAGAGAGATGAAATCGAATCAGTTGCTTCTTCACTGGTTCTCAAGTATCCGTGCCTAAAGGAACCAGGTAGCATCACAGGCTACGAAGGATGGAAAACAAGTATCCGTTACAAGCTTGGAAACTACAGGTCAAAGTTGCGTGAGGCAGGCTGCAATGAGGTGAATGtaaacagcaaaaagaaaaggggAGATGAAGATGGTGGTCCATTCATCCTGAAAAAGCCCAAACGTGGGGAGGTGAATCATGTTCCAAATCATCCCCAACACCATGATGATTCTTCTCTTGAAGAGGAAAGAGTTCTTCTAGtagaagaaatgaagaagaaaaagaagaacacaaCATTGATACAGAACAAGATGGAGCTGACATTTTCCCTAAGACGTATAGAGGTTGTAGAGGGGCAGCCCATGGTGTCAGAGGTCCAGGAGAGATGGCCTGCACTGTTTACATTGGAGGAG ATTTCTCAGGAATTTCATCGGATCACCAGCAAAGATCTCTTGGAGACCTTCAGAGCATCCCTTGACATGTATGTGCCGCACCTACTGAGACTGTACCGGGCTAAGAGGGAAGCTTGTGGTCGGAAAATGGAAGACCTCCTTGATACACTTGATGAACAG ACATCGGACATACTGTCTCATCGAAAGACAGCAGCAATGAAAGGTCTCCCCATCTTTGTCCGGGATGATGCCACAACATTTTTCCTCCAACGTTCA GCCACTGAACCTGAAGACAGGGCTCTCAGCGGAGTGTCTGTTGCCATCCTCACCATCATTGAAGATGATGATGCGCCGAATGTATTGGATGTAGCTGTTGTGTTGGAAGGAGCCATTGTGCTGCATGACATGCCAGACCTCTGCACAGCCTTTGCATATCTCTTTGGCCTTTTGTATGCCATGAACATTGACTATCCAAAGCAGATGGCCTACACCTTTGAAGCAATTCAGACCATCTTCTTCGAGCTTGGATCTGTTCGCTCCCAGCGCACACGGTCTCTGAAAACAAAGCTATCACTGTAA